A genome region from Drosophila simulans strain w501 chromosome 2R, Prin_Dsim_3.1, whole genome shotgun sequence includes the following:
- the LOC120284406 gene encoding uncharacterized protein LOC120284406: MPLASDERPGTFPLMPPVAVSLILISIGIPTRIRISFGLRSTDCRFQIPVTNERRPTTSYHHHWQLHHAAGHRAFRGQIWVVLWLPPVGGGARNPLSMRRHSRCGLRFLPPKEIGACHETETVVFGMFKP, encoded by the exons ATGCCCCTTGCCAGTGACGAAAGACCAGGGACCTTCCCCCTGATGCCGCCTGTCGCCGTGAGCC TCATCCTCATCTCCATCGGCATTCCCACTCGCATTCGCATCAGCTTCGGCCTTCGGTCCACAGATTGCCGCTTCCAGATCCCTGTTACCAACGAGCGGCGACCGACAACCAGCTACCATCATCATTGGCAACTTCATCATGCCGCTGGCCATCGGGCTTTCCGGGGGCAGATCTGGGTGGTGCTGTGGCTGCccccagtgggtggtggtgcacgTAACCCACTCTCAATGCGTCGTCACTCACGTTGTGGCCTTAGGTTCCTGCCACCCAAAGAGATCGGAGCGTGTCACGAAACAGAAACTGTTGTCTTCGGGATGTTCAAGCCGtga